In Pseudopipra pipra isolate bDixPip1 chromosome 5, bDixPip1.hap1, whole genome shotgun sequence, the following proteins share a genomic window:
- the MGP gene encoding matrix Gla protein produces MRTLIILTFLAVLVMAATCYESHESMESHEHYYPFINRRRANDFIQADTRLGTITQERIRERTKAPHERQREICEDYYPCELYAYRHGYAAAYRHYFGKRRTK; encoded by the exons ATGCGCACTCTCATCATCCTTACGTTTCTGGCTGTCTTGGTGATGGCTGCCACTTGCTATG AGTCCCATGAGAGCATGGAGTCCCACGAGCATTATT ATCCCTTCATCAATAGGCGAAGGGCCAATGACTTCATACAAGCTGACACGAGACTAGGAACCATCACTCAGGAGAG GATCAGGGAGCGTACTAAGGCACCCCATGAACGTCAGAGGGAGATCTGCGAGGACTACTACCCTTGTGAACTGTACGCTTATCGCCATGGCTATGCTGCTGCTTACAGGCACTATTTTGGGAAGAGGAGGACTAAGTAA
- the LOC135414455 gene encoding osteocalcin-like, with translation MRSLLALLIVTLALAALCCCEKDPKEPSGSLSADSIKIKKEVANAFVKRQKRSSLYEWYFEYYKNPMEQMHERCENYPPCDYLSDQIGFSLAYNRFFGRY, from the exons ATGAGGAgtctgctggcactgctgattGTGACTCTGGCCCTGGCAGCACTCTGTTGTTGCGAGAAAG ATCCCAAAGAGCCTTCAGGATCTCTCAGCGCTGACA GCatcaagattaaaaaagaagttgCCAATGCCTTTGTGAAGAGGCAGAAGAGATCCAGCCTCTATGAATG GTACTTCGAGTATTATAAAAATCCAATGGAGCAGATGCATGAGCGCTGTGAAAACTATCCCCCCTGTGACTATCTCTCAGACCAAATAGGATTTTCCTTGGCCTACAACCGTTTCTTTGGGAGATACTAA
- the ART4 gene encoding LOW QUALITY PROTEIN: ecto-ADP-ribosyltransferase 4 (The sequence of the model RefSeq protein was modified relative to this genomic sequence to represent the inferred CDS: deleted 1 base in 1 codon): protein MFFPVPWVDSRKPVLLGSLLLLISSQILAMSPILMDMALNSFDDQYLGCREEMMEELEQGDYFQKEIAANKDYLSLWKKAQEALLKSPVGLLREMHDSHGIVLMAYTMNSSLHSQLNSATSTAGISPEHYRHNFSFKYFHFYLTTAIQIMKEWQSSKESMGKHKCYQVHRGVKDLYIEATVGSRVRFGRFTSASRLRSEAQKFGNETLFTVTTCLGAAMQGFSYYTSEKEVLIPPYEIFLVKNFIQTQDGNRLHLHSVGNYSKYHCQLVEGIVYSLSYAVGARTVWSPLPQAALTGCTYTGSHSRANL from the exons ATGTTCTTTCCAGTGCCTTGGGTGGACTCTAGGaagccagtgctgctgggcagcCTCCTGTTGCTGATCTCCTCACAAATATTG GCTATGTCCCCCATCCTGATGGATATGGCTCTGAATTCTTTTGATGACCAGTATCTGGGGTGCAGAGAGGAAATGATGGAAGAACTGGAGCAAGGAGActattttcaaaaggaaatagCTGCTAACAAGGACTATTTGAGCCTCTGGAAGAAGGCTCAGGAGGCTTTGTTAAAGAGCCCTGTAGGTCTCCTGAGGGAGATGCATGACAGCCATGGTATAGTCCTCATGGCTTACACCATGAACTCTTCCCTGCACTCTCAGCTGAACTCGGCTACATCTACAGCAGGAATCTCTCCAGAGCACTACAGACACAATttcagtttcaaatattttcacttttaccTAACAACTGCTATCCAGATAATGAAGGAATGGCAGAGCAGCAAGGAAAGCATGGGGAAACATAAGTGCTACCAGGTGCACAGGGGTGTAAAAGACTTATATATCGAGGCCACGGTAGGCAGCAGGGTGCGATTTGGCCGTTTCACTTCCGCCTCCCGCCTCAGGAGTGAAGCCCAGAAGTTTGGGAATGAAACTTTGTTTACAGTGACTACTTGCCTGGGAGCAGCTATGCAAGGCTTTTCTTACTACACATCTGAGAAGGAAGTCCTCATTCCCCCTTATGAGATATTTCTTGTCAAAAACTTCATTCAGACACAGGATGGTAACCGGCTGCATCTTCATTCTGTGGGGAACTACAGCAAGTACCACTGCCAGCTGGTGGAAGGTATTGTATACAGCCTCTCCTACGCGGTGGGGGCA AGGACAGTCTGGTCTCCACTACCCCAAGCAGCCCTCACCGGTTGCACCTACACAGGGTCACACTCAAGGGCAAATCTGTAG